A single Paracholeplasma manati DNA region contains:
- the mnmG gene encoding tRNA uridine-5-carboxymethylaminomethyl(34) synthesis enzyme MnmG yields the protein MLDVIVVGGGHAGIEAALAAARMGMQTMLVTGKLDRVGTMSCNPSIGGPAKGIVVREIDALGGQMGRSADKGQIQMKMLNLSKGPAVWALRAQIDKLEYPKIMLEVLKNTANLTLLEALVDGLHVEDGVAKGVILESGDIVESKTVIITTGTYLHSRILIGHQTKDSGPDNQPTTHGISAQLAKLGFEIVRLKTGTPPRILKESIHYEKTTPQYADDKFQTFSYDPEITSMGHQEPCYLTHTNLITHGIINMHLGDSAMYGGIVEGVGPRYCPSIEDKVVRFNDKERHQIFLEPESMSLNEIYVQGLSSSMPRDVQERIVHSIKGLEDAVIVKYAYAIEYDAINPTQLYQSLETRLVKNLFCAGQINGTSGYEEAAGQGLMAGINAVLKIRGEAPFILKRNEAYIGVLIDDLITKGTKEPYRLLTSRAEHRLLLRHDNADLRLREYGHQIGLVDEQRYQRFLAKKRDITSLTEEIKTVYIMPTEQNNQIIRSTGSAKISDRTSLYELLKRPEIRYNIINEFYPNNYSEAVLEQVEIQVKYAGYIDKAYKEAEKMVRVDEKPIPDDINYDLIKNLANEARVKLKKIRPTTLGQASRISGVNPADISILLVYLESLR from the coding sequence TGCGAGAATGGGCATGCAAACCATGCTCGTTACAGGTAAACTGGATCGTGTTGGCACCATGAGTTGTAACCCTTCCATTGGGGGTCCAGCCAAAGGTATTGTTGTTCGAGAAATCGACGCTCTGGGCGGACAAATGGGCAGAAGTGCCGATAAAGGACAAATCCAAATGAAGATGCTGAACCTTTCTAAAGGTCCGGCTGTTTGGGCTTTAAGGGCACAAATTGACAAGTTAGAATATCCAAAAATCATGTTAGAGGTGCTCAAAAACACCGCTAATTTAACCTTATTAGAAGCTTTGGTCGATGGCCTACATGTCGAAGACGGGGTTGCGAAAGGGGTTATTTTAGAGAGTGGCGATATTGTTGAATCCAAGACAGTCATCATCACTACTGGAACCTATTTACATAGCCGTATCCTCATCGGACATCAAACGAAAGACAGTGGACCAGACAATCAACCGACCACCCATGGCATCAGTGCTCAATTGGCTAAACTCGGTTTTGAAATTGTCAGGTTAAAAACAGGGACACCACCCCGCATTTTAAAGGAGTCCATTCACTATGAAAAGACGACCCCACAATACGCCGATGATAAGTTTCAAACCTTCTCATATGACCCTGAAATTACATCCATGGGACACCAAGAACCTTGTTACTTAACCCATACCAATTTAATTACCCACGGTATCATCAATATGCACTTGGGTGACTCTGCGATGTATGGGGGAATCGTCGAAGGTGTCGGCCCTAGATACTGCCCATCGATTGAAGATAAAGTGGTTCGCTTCAACGATAAGGAAAGACACCAAATATTCTTAGAGCCTGAAAGCATGAGTTTGAATGAAATCTATGTCCAAGGGCTATCTTCATCGATGCCAAGAGACGTTCAAGAACGTATTGTGCACTCCATAAAAGGGCTTGAAGACGCGGTTATCGTTAAATATGCATATGCGATAGAATATGACGCTATCAACCCAACACAACTCTATCAATCACTAGAAACACGTCTTGTGAAGAATTTATTCTGTGCGGGACAAATCAATGGGACTAGCGGTTATGAAGAAGCAGCGGGACAGGGCTTAATGGCGGGCATAAACGCAGTTTTAAAGATTCGCGGCGAAGCCCCATTCATCCTCAAACGTAACGAAGCCTATATTGGCGTTTTAATTGACGATTTAATTACCAAAGGCACCAAAGAACCGTACCGATTATTGACCTCTCGTGCGGAACATCGATTGTTGTTAAGACACGATAACGCAGACTTAAGACTACGTGAATATGGACATCAAATTGGTCTTGTTGATGAACAACGTTATCAACGCTTCTTAGCCAAAAAACGCGACATCACTTCATTGACTGAAGAGATTAAAACTGTCTATATCATGCCTACGGAACAAAACAATCAAATCATCCGTTCTACAGGTTCGGCCAAGATATCCGATCGCACGTCATTATATGAACTACTCAAACGACCTGAAATTAGATATAATATAATTAATGAATTTTATCCAAACAATTACAGTGAAGCTGTACTTGAACAAGTCGAAATTCAGGTGAAGTACGCAGGCTACATTGACAAAGCGTATAAAGAAGCAGAAAAAATGGTTCGTGTCGACGAAAAACCAATACCAGACGACATCAACTATGATCTGATTAAAAACCTTGCGAATGAAGCCAGAGTCAAATTGAAAAAAATCAGACCAACCACGCTTGGACAAGCCTCTCGTATCAGTGGGGTTAATCCAGCCGATATATCGATCTTATTGGTCTACTTAGAATCCTTGAGGTAA
- the rsmG gene encoding 16S rRNA (guanine(527)-N(7))-methyltransferase RsmG, producing MDIFQPLGLQLSETQQAKLHRYFEVLVKENEVMNLTAITDLEGVYYKHFYDSLTLTKAIDLSSVQTLLDIGSGAGFPGIVLKIVFPHLKLTIVDSLNKRILFLGRLVKALELDGIELVCDRAETYAKTKRNYFDLVTARAVAPIDILDELALPMVKVGGYLIAMKAQNFQVELERANKGIHILGGQVESIISLELPNQLGERHLLKIKKVKENNQYPRPYKDIKNKPL from the coding sequence ATGGACATATTTCAACCCCTAGGTCTCCAATTGAGCGAGACCCAACAAGCAAAATTACATCGATACTTTGAGGTTTTGGTCAAGGAAAATGAAGTGATGAATTTAACCGCAATCACGGACCTTGAAGGGGTTTATTATAAACACTTTTATGATTCCCTAACACTGACTAAAGCAATCGATCTATCATCTGTTCAAACACTGTTAGATATTGGCTCAGGTGCGGGATTCCCGGGCATTGTATTAAAGATTGTTTTCCCCCATTTGAAACTAACCATCGTGGATTCATTAAACAAACGAATTCTTTTCCTAGGGCGTTTAGTTAAAGCCCTTGAATTAGACGGGATTGAACTGGTCTGTGACCGTGCTGAAACCTACGCCAAAACCAAACGGAATTATTTTGATTTGGTTACCGCGCGAGCAGTCGCACCCATCGATATTTTAGATGAATTGGCATTACCGATGGTCAAAGTCGGCGGATATCTCATCGCCATGAAAGCTCAAAATTTCCAAGTGGAATTAGAACGCGCAAACAAAGGCATTCATATTTTGGGTGGACAAGTAGAATCCATCATATCATTAGAATTACCCAACCAATTGGGTGAAAGACATTTACTTAAAATAAAGAAGGTCAAAGAAAATAACCAATATCCTAGACCGTATAAAGACATTAAAAATAAACCACTCTAA
- a CDS encoding ParA family protein, with protein sequence MGKVISIANQKGGVGKTTTSVNLAASLAYYGKRVLLIDFDAQGSATTSLGINRSQLKGNLYDTLMGEKTIDQVALTISVLDKYPLDVVPATIDLAGIDMKLIKFDDHEYILDRQLRKVKDRYDYVLIDCAPALGISTLNALYASDSVLIPIQCQFLAIDGLTQLLNTVRVVQKNLKVNHRELTIEGVLLTMLDKRTKAGWAIVNEVKEYFQEGVFKTFITSNVAAQVAPTYGVPILTYAPKSSAATLYKSLAKELIENNENKH encoded by the coding sequence ATGGGAAAAGTCATCTCGATTGCCAATCAAAAAGGCGGCGTCGGAAAAACAACTACATCTGTTAACCTCGCAGCTTCATTGGCATATTACGGGAAACGTGTACTGCTTATTGATTTTGATGCACAAGGTTCTGCAACCACCAGCTTAGGTATCAACCGAAGCCAATTAAAAGGTAATTTATACGATACATTGATGGGGGAAAAAACCATTGATCAAGTTGCCTTAACCATTTCTGTATTGGATAAATATCCATTGGATGTCGTACCAGCTACCATCGATTTGGCCGGTATTGATATGAAACTGATTAAATTTGATGATCATGAATACATCCTAGACCGACAACTTAGAAAGGTCAAAGATAGATATGATTATGTATTGATTGATTGTGCACCAGCCCTTGGTATTTCAACCTTGAATGCACTCTATGCATCCGACTCAGTTTTGATTCCAATCCAATGTCAATTCTTAGCGATTGACGGATTAACACAATTGCTCAATACCGTTAGGGTTGTTCAAAAAAACCTAAAGGTCAATCATCGTGAACTGACCATTGAAGGTGTCTTATTAACCATGTTAGATAAGCGCACCAAAGCCGGTTGGGCGATTGTTAATGAAGTAAAAGAATATTTTCAAGAAGGGGTATTTAAAACGTTCATCACCAGTAATGTAGCTGCTCAAGTCGCACCGACCTATGGGGTTCCTATTTTAACGTACGCGCCGAAATCCAGCGCAGCTACTTTATATAAATCATTGGCAAAGGAGTTAATCGAGAATAATGAAAACAAACACTAA